The genomic interval CCGAGCGCCGATTCCTTGCGATCGGCATACAGCATTGTTGACCGACCAGCCAAAAAGTGATGAAAATAGAGCACCAAAAAACGCTTACCGACACCTAGGCATTTATGCTTATCGGGTCAATTTGTTACAACAATTTAGTGTTTGGCAGCAAGGCGAGCTAGAGCAGCTTGAATCATTGGAACAATTGCGTATTTTGGAGCAAGGCATGCGTATCGCCATTGATATCGCTTCAGAATTGTTGCCGCCCGGTGTAGACACGCAAGAGGATTTGGATCGGCTGAATAAACTAGCGTTATCGGAATTATTGAAATGATAAAAAAGCCCAAGATTAGCTTGGGCTTTTTTGTGGTTTTTGCTTTTGTGATTAGCTGTTTAAGCTAAATAAATCAAGCGCTTTCACCAAAGATAAGGAGTCGAGGCGGGCTTGTTGGTCATAAATATTACAAGTGACAATCAATTCATCAGGACGGATAGTCTCAAGAAAATGGTCAAGTTTTGGTTTGACACTGTCAGGTGTACCGATAAACGAAATTGCCAACGACGATTCAACCATGTATTTTTCTGCAGATGTCCAAAAAGCATCAATATTCTTAATCGGTTTTGGCATTTGTGAGGGTTTACCACGGCGCAAATTGACAAAACTTTGCTGGGCTGAGGTGAATTGGTAAGCGGCTTCCTCGTCGGTGTCGGCCAATAGCAAGTTACTTGCTACCATCACATAAGGTTGTTGCAAGTAGCGAGAAGGCTTGAAATTCTCACGGTACAATGTCACCGCTTGCGATAACATCTGCGGCGCAAAATGCGACGCAAATGCATAAGGCAAGCCTAATGCAGCAGCGAGACTGGCGCCAAATAAAGACGACCCTAAAATCCACACAGGGACATTTAAGCCATTCGCCGGCACGGCAATCACTGTCTGATTATCGAGCGGGTCAAAATAATGCATCAACTCTTGCACATCTTGCGGGAAGTTTTCGGCATCATTCATGGTGCGGCGCAAGGCACGGAAGGTTGCCCCATCCGTACCAGGCGCACGACCCACGCCAAGATCGATACGTTCGCCATACAAAGTGGCTAACGTACCAAACTGTTCTGCAACCACTAACGGTGCATGGTTAGGCAACATGATACCGCCCGAGCCAATCCGAATCGTTGAGGTGTGAGCGCCAATGTGAGCTAGCAACACACTGGTTGCGGTACTGGCAATGCCACGCATGTTATGGTGCTCAGCCAACCAATAGCGGTTAAAACCTACTTGTTCGGCAGTTTGGGCAACAGTCACCGCTTGCTTAAGCGCGTTTTTAGCGTCACTGCCTTCAGGTACAGGAACAAGGTCTAAAAATGAAATAGGGATTTGTTTGGTCATCTTTGTCATCTTTGTAGTCATCATAAAAAGAATAGTAGTCCCTTTATAATGGCGAATCCAAAAAAATCAATCACCCAAATTGTTGCTGACAAATATCAATGAACGCTTTGCCAAAATTACGGATATCCCCATCGACACGGGTGGCTATCCACGTCACATGTTTTCCAAAAATTTTCGTTGGAATTTTGACAAGATTGCGATAATTCTGACCTTCAAATGCCATTTCAGCAATCGTGCCCACGCCCATACCAATACCGACATAGGTGCTAATCACATCGGCATCCAAAGCAGTAAGTACAATATTAGGGGTCAGTTCTGCCGCGCTAAAGGCTCTATCAATCGCACCACGACCCGTAAAACCGCCGTGATAAGTGATTATCGGATAATTTGCTAAGGTTTGGATATCAATTTCGGTGCGATTCTCAAGCTCATGTCCCACTGGCACAATCACATGATGATACCAATCATAGTAGCGAATACAGTGTAGATTATCGTGCGCAAGCAGCGATTCAGTTGCGATGCCAATATCGGCTTGACCTTGCGCCACCATATTGGCAATCGACTCGGGGTCAGCTTGATGTAAAATCAGATGGACATTGGGAAATTGTTGTTTAAAGCGCTGTACCACCCAAGGTAACACATAACGTGCTTGGGTATGCGTCGTGGCAATTGACAACTCGCCCTGATGAGGATTTTGAAAATCTAACGTTAAATTTTCAATCGACCGTACTTCCACAAAGATTTTCTCAATATGCGGTAGTAGCAGCTCACCGATAGGGGAGAGACCCACCAATCGTTTACCCTGACGCACAAAAACTTCTGCCCGAAGCTGACTCTCGAGCGCGGCAATATGCTTACTAAGACTGGATTGACTGGTGTGTAAGACTTTGGCAGCTTGGCTCAGATTGTAATTATTAATCACAGTCTGCCAAACGGTTTCAAGTTGTTTGAGTTGGATTTGTAAATAACGTTGATTGATGACAACATTGATTGCCATAAAATGACCTTAATAAAAAACGAATAAAAAAACGAAATAAAATGCTCGCTATATGAGCTTGGTTGAACTTAAATATTAACAAAATTAGCCATTAGACTGATTTTTTACATAGCTTTTTAATGCCATTAACACGATTTTATCAAGTGACTCATCAGCAAATTGCTCAGTGGCTTGTGAAACGAGCTGGCTGGGTAACTGTAAAGTGACTTCGACGGTTTTTCCCATAATTCGTGATAACTCAACACTCACGATGGCCCAAGTATAGCCTGCGTATTTAGGTTTTATCAAATGCTCGGTGACAGACGAGGGCTGAGGAATCGGTAAATCTTCTTCAATTAGGTGATATAAATGGCTCATCACCGCCATACGTGTATTAGACACTGCGCCTGCCATGCTACTATCAACTACACATAAGCTTTCAATATCAGGTACCGTGACATGATAGGCATTATTTTGCTGATAGATAGCAATCGGGTATTGCATAATTTGCCTCAAAACTGCTAACAAAAAGGTTGAAAGTCACCGCAGGGTGTCAAGTATAGCATATTACCATAAAATAGCAGGTTCAAAACCTAGCTGCTTAAGTCAGGCTTATTTAATAGGCTTGAAATTTAAGAAATTGAAATATGACAAGTCTGTAGACATTCACTTAGTTATTGACTCAGTTATTGATTCAGTTGTATTTCCGCCTTGTTTCAGATATCGACGTTTCAGACAGCCATAATAATTTTAGTTTGTATACACCTAGAAAACCGCTACAATAGCAAGATTTTAATGCAGTCTTGTGGTAAATCGTGCGTGATGAGTGAGA from Moraxella osloensis carries:
- a CDS encoding type II toxin-antitoxin system HicB family antitoxin — protein: MQYPIAIYQQNNAYHVTVPDIESLCVVDSSMAGAVSNTRMAVMSHLYHLIEEDLPIPQPSSVTEHLIKPKYAGYTWAIVSVELSRIMGKTVEVTLQLPSQLVSQATEQFADESLDKIVLMALKSYVKNQSNG
- a CDS encoding LLM class flavin-dependent oxidoreductase, encoding MTKQIPISFLDLVPVPEGSDAKNALKQAVTVAQTAEQVGFNRYWLAEHHNMRGIASTATSVLLAHIGAHTSTIRIGSGGIMLPNHAPLVVAEQFGTLATLYGERIDLGVGRAPGTDGATFRALRRTMNDAENFPQDVQELMHYFDPLDNQTVIAVPANGLNVPVWILGSSLFGASLAAALGLPYAFASHFAPQMLSQAVTLYRENFKPSRYLQQPYVMVASNLLLADTDEEAAYQFTSAQQSFVNLRRGKPSQMPKPIKNIDAFWTSAEKYMVESSLAISFIGTPDSVKPKLDHFLETIRPDELIVTCNIYDQQARLDSLSLVKALDLFSLNS
- a CDS encoding LysR substrate-binding domain-containing protein, whose product is MAINVVINQRYLQIQLKQLETVWQTVINNYNLSQAAKVLHTSQSSLSKHIAALESQLRAEVFVRQGKRLVGLSPIGELLLPHIEKIFVEVRSIENLTLDFQNPHQGELSIATTHTQARYVLPWVVQRFKQQFPNVHLILHQADPESIANMVAQGQADIGIATESLLAHDNLHCIRYYDWYHHVIVPVGHELENRTEIDIQTLANYPIITYHGGFTGRGAIDRAFSAAELTPNIVLTALDADVISTYVGIGMGVGTIAEMAFEGQNYRNLVKIPTKIFGKHVTWIATRVDGDIRNFGKAFIDICQQQFG